In one window of Microplitis demolitor isolate Queensland-Clemson2020A chromosome 4, iyMicDemo2.1a, whole genome shotgun sequence DNA:
- the LOC103571671 gene encoding uncharacterized protein LOC103571671 has product VVWLFIITGTLADGGNCIRNHTILETSGDAILTVFVDIYHGESCNETSSKGFQELTTALYVTSTLNKNDYIPGISLGLKIIDTCRDSATVARESLIIATECPEVYSLGILVPFHYHGVLEPISSYTDLSITFYGSQIIPSINMGLDFITRNFHTIDLLLTDSTSTFEIFLNQSQFLDLCIKSYDDVSRVEDDQEATIVILGDEFFIRSWLEVERINVIKTWIIIPLDDSDVTDIVPLGSYVLMPEARVLHPADSDSSADEIKIPVPMIFSIGSPLIGIADLFSSLQVSNCTEACVLPSFDSKLLSAVPGPRVIEALNLDLESKSVKWGFYQRLDPADQLQQVLEYQVAVDSFKIRPGKNRPRVKVPKNGTHFCEDQSQLCECINKKKTQPVPKTTEATDESPYQVFILINPWAIIFLIFVAFGALICLCICGFILYRFIVDEFMDGNPLLTFILILGTISMLMSVVIFCLSDNTADHEYLNSFKILAATISMGFVLSIMLARTFFLAFSTKGVFSSHINGYLQTVMAFFINAVQVAVSGVFFLVNRKNSQEVLSSYQFIALSSYNIFLLLTLLGMCALVYSIPRNYREGRSFLFTSLGLLGVWIIWISTFFLVPPSWRETIIAIALITTSYTLISGLILKVFYILTHIERQNDVRSPFENSEFRSEPRRRSFRQSRRPFHDYVLPMEGVRNQARLQTEQNFYGNSSPGNRSVSDNVGNNYGHGQNGHGHRHGHDGHGNVKTIGFNNYGYSDMHETENHYVVPKVCVQNPANRKKGTKVDVNYAQPVYDVHNYHESLQKNSHQYDNDNNEDCMEAEVYLEAKRLSPTRRGRNESYPSRSPSPRLYQTEATIDEEDETNEEVAKITHF; this is encoded by the exons gtggtgtggttatttattattacggGGACACTGGCTGATGGTGGAAATTGTATTAGAAATCATACTATTTTGGAAACTAGTGGCGATGCCATTTTGAcag TATTCGTGGACATATATCACGGAGAATCATGCAACGAAACATCATCAAAAGGCTTCCAAGAGCTAACGACAGCACTTTACGTAACGTCAACCTTAAACAAAAACGACTACATTCCCGGGATTTCTCTAG gcCTCAAGATCATAGATACTTGCCGTGATTCAGCAACTGTAGCACGCGAGTCCCTGATCATCGCAACTGAATGCCCCGAGGTCTATTCCCTGGGGATCCTGGTCCCCTTTCACTACCACGGAGTCTTAGAACCGATCTCCAGCTACACTGACCTATCGATCACTTTCTATGGCTCCCAAATAATTCCCAGCATTAACATGGGCTTAGATTTCATCACCCGAAATTTCCATACTATAGATTTACTACTGACGGATTCGACCTCTACCTTCGAGATATTTTTAAACCAGTCCCAGTTCCTGGATCTCTGCATCAAGAGCTACGATGACGTGTCGCGGGTTGAAGATGACCAGGAAGCGACGATTGTTATTTTAGGTGACGAATTTTTTATCCGTTCCTGGCTGGAAGTTGAGCGAATTAATGTTATCAAGACCTGGATCATTATTCCTTTAGACGATTCTGACGTTACTG aTATCGTCCCACTAGGATCGTACGTCTTGATGCCCGAAGCCCGGGTCCTACACCCAGCGGACTCTGATTCCTCAGCCGATGAAATAAAGATTCCAGTCCCCATGATCTTCAGTATCGGCAGCCCCCTGATCGGAATTGCCGACCTGTTTTCGTCTCTTCAAGTGTCCAACTGCACAGAAGCCTGCGTCCTTCCCTCATTCGACTCAAAACTACTGTCCGCAGTTCCCGGGCCCCGGGTCATAGAAGCTCTCAACCTCGACCTCGAGTCAAAGTCAGTAAAATGGGGATTTTACCAACGACTGGACCCAGCAGATCAGCTGCAGCAAGTCCTCGAGTATCAGGTGGCCGTCGATTCGTTTAAAATCCGACCCGGGAAGAATAGACCCCGGGTCAAAGTCCCAAAGAACGGGACCCATTTCTGCGAGGATCAGTCCCAGTTATGTGAATGTATCAACAAAAAGAAAACTCAACCCGTTCCGAAGACCACAGAAGCTACAGACGAAAGTCCTTACCAAGTTTTCATTTTGATCAACCCCTGGGCCATAATTTTCCTGATTTTTGTCGCCTTCGGGGCATTAATTTGTCTTTGTATCTGCGGATTTATTCTCTACCGGTTCATCGTCGACGAGTTTATGGACGGAAACCCTCTgctgacttttattttaatcctcGGAACTATTTCCATGCTCATGTCTGTCGTAATTTTCTGTTTGAGTGACAATACAGCAGACCACGAGTACCTGAactcattcaaaattttagcgGCCACCATTTCTATGGGATTCGTCTTGTCGATAATGCTCGCGAGAACTTTTTTCCTCGCTTTTTCTACCAAAGGTGTATTCTCTAGTCACATTAATGGATACTTACAAACTGTAATGGCGTTTTTTATCAATGCAGTTCAAGTTGCGGTTTCCGGGGTCTTCTTCTTGgtcaatagaaaaaattctCAAGAAGTATTGTCTAGTTACCAGTTTATCGCGTTGTCAA GTTACAATATATTTCTCCTCTTAACCCTCCTCGGAATGTGCGCCCTGGTCTACTCAATACCCCGGAACTACCGAGAAGGCCGAAGCTTTCTTTTCACAAGTCTCGGACTCCTGGGAGTCTGGATCATCTGGATCTCGACGTTCTTTTTAGTACCGCCATCATGGCGGGAAACAATAATCGCAATAGCCTTGATAACTACCTCCTACACCCTAATTTCCGGTTTAATCCTCAAGGTATTCTATATTCTTACGCATATAGAGCGACAAAATGACGTCCGCAGCCCATTTGAAAATTCAGAGTTCAGATCCGAGCCACGACGCAGGTCATTCCGTCAa tcaCGACGGCCATTCCACGACTACGTTCTGCCAATGGAAGGTGTCCGTAATCAAGCGCGTTTACAAACGgagcaaaatttttatggtaattCTAGTCCGGGGAACCGATCTGTCAGTGATAATGTCGGCAATAATTATGGCCACGGACAAAATGGTCATGGGCATAGACATGGGCATGATGGACATGGAAATGTAAAAACCATTGGTTTCAATAATTATGGATACTCGGATATGCATGAAACTGAAAATCATTACGTCGTTCCAAAAGTTTGCGTACAAAATCCTGct aatcgAAAAAAAGGAACAAAAGTTGATGTGAATTACGCACAACCGGTTTACGATGTCCATAATTACCATGagagtttacaaaaaaatagtcatcagtacgataatgataacaatgaaGATTGCATGGAAGCGGAAGTTTATTTAGAGGCGAAACGTCTCTCCCCCACGCGCAGAGGACGCAATGAATCCTATCCTTCGCGGTCTCCAAGTCCGCGGTTGTATCAAACGGAAGCGACCATTGATGAGGAGGATGAGACCAATGAAGAAGTTGCTAAAATaactcatttttaa
- the LOC103570915 gene encoding synaptic vesicular amine transporter, translated as MEMIKLKLMLVAVVYLSLFLDNVLLTVVVPIIPDYLCSIGENSTDENGRMGLLLSSKALVQLLLNPLIGSLTFTVGYFKPLFIGNLCLLLAALLFAFGRSYEFLFLARSIQGVSSACIGVSGMSMVAAQYPEEEERSRIMGFVLGAIALGVLVGYPIGSILYDIEGKMAPFLLISSLILIPLSFQIFLWDVETVPKDVIKSENSTSWTKLLFQGKILIIAGAILASTSPMAILEPCLPIWLRSNIKPEKWQLGMVFIPDSIGYLLGTNCFGMAAYRYGRCKTAVVAMTLIGVSVIFLPTATTMGQLVIPHLGMGLGIGIADAALVPLLASFVDQDGNYGPVYSVQQVAVSLAYSLGPIVGSELVRMIGFQWVMRIVGLINLAYCPLLIYLAITTKKYLLSQDVKDYDSIVKTDLQYKRFQDDDDL; from the exons ATGGAGATGATTAAATTAAAGCTCATGCTGGTGGCTGTTGTGTATCTGAGCTTGTTTTTGGATAATGTTCTTTTGACTGTTGTTG TGCCCATAATCCCCGACTACTTATGCAGCATCGGCGAGAACTCAACAGACGAAAATGGCCGAATGGGTTTGCTCCTCAGTTCAAAAGCCCTAGTCCAGCTTCTTCTAAACCCATTAATCGGTAGCTTGACATTCACCGTCGGCTATTTCAAGCCTCTTTTCATCGGGAACCTCTGCCTGCTTCTAGCCGCCCTAC TTTTCGCATTCGGGCGGTCCTACGAGTTTCTTTTCCTCGCACGAAGTATCCAAGGAGTCTCATCAGCCTGCATCGGAGTGTCCGGAATGTCTATGGTAGCTGCCCAATATCCCGAAGAAGAAGAACGTTCCCGAATAATGGGGTTCGTTTTGGGCGCCATTGCTCTAGGAGTTTTGGTTGGTTACCCAATCGGGTCGATTCTCTACGACATCGAAGGCAAGATGGCGCCTTTCCTACTGATTTCGTCCCTAATTTTGATTCCTCTCA gctTTCAGATTTTCCTCTGGGACGTAGAGACGGTTCCTAAAGACGTTATCAAGTCAGAAAATTCTACTAGTTGGACAAAACTTCTCTTTCAAGGCAAAATATTGATCATAGCGGGCGCCATTTTGGCTTCGACTTCACCAATGGCCATTTTGGAACCCTGTCTACCGATTTGGCTGCGTTCAAACATAAAACCCGAG aagTGGCAGTTGGGAATGGTCTTCATTCCAGATAGTATTGGATATTTATTGGGCACAAACTGCTTCGGAATGGCGGCCTATCGGTATGGAAGATGCAAGACCGCAGTGGTCGCGATGACTCTTATCGGCGTTAGTGTGATTTTTTTACCGACTGCTACGACCATGGGACAGTTGGTAATACCGCATCTGGGAATGGGGTTGGGTATCGGCATTGCAGATGCAGCGTTGGTGCCGCTACTGGCGAGTTTTGTCGATCAGGATGGGAACTACGGGCCGGTTTACTCTGTCCAGCAGGTCGCTGTCAGCCTCGCTTACTCTCTGG GTCCAATAGTCGGCAGTGAATTAGTTCGTATGATCGGGTTTCAATGGGTCATGAGAATAGTTGGTCTTATAAATCTAGCTTATTGTCCGCTGCTTATCTACCTCGCaataacaactaaaaaatatttattgagccAAGACGTCAAAGATTACGATTCTATTGTTAAAACTGATTTGCAGTACAAAAGATTCCAAGATGACGACGATCTTTga
- the LOC103570921 gene encoding cGMP-specific 3',5'-cyclic phosphodiesterase isoform X1, with amino-acid sequence MAESEVDEDLTSNIKIKKNLKSKMKISTIPRSPETGDKRECTLVSSSSSSDTKAPLSDNSDTSGFRELDNHHNNHQYDDNDDHKDVKLKKKTICQETVYEFEEDGLTMERVGKYLEANPAVVEAWLRDKASNELKVKLLNTSLLKQQSSLSVRAPNSQETLVHKRNSVTSDLFQSWLASNSPIKRCKSPNRLPISLSGRRAELNQLDEGELFMELIRDVANELDINVLCHKILVNVGLLTHADRGSLFLAKGPPDERYLVAKLFDVTQDTELEDAIQKASEEIRIPFGVGIAGYVAQTKEIINIKDAYSDPRFNSKIDMRTGYKTTLILSMPICNYEGDVIGVAQIINKTNGNNEFTDHDIEVFKRYLTFCGIGIQNAQLFELSVLEYRRNQILLNLARNIFEEQNNLECLVTKIMTEAKELLKCERCLVYLLDLDCGEAGHLEKIVERPGKSIQEDRKPLSRRESNNIDMEDILSRQATATDGSSKFTMVFEMENGVQEARVSRPSTVELASPLGRIARYVASTGQILNIGDAAIWLRKGVVDSSKEPIRSILCMPIVNGQRSVIGVAQLINKDNGSSFTDSDVSIFEAFAIFCGLGIHNTQMYESACKLMAKQKVALECLSYHATASNEDASKLTTDHIPSAEQYNLYSFTFIDFDLSDDDTCKATVRMFKACDLIQRFHIPYDVLCRWILSVKKNYRPVKYHNWRHALNVAQTMFAMLKTGKMEQFMTDLEILGLLVACLCHDLDHRGTNNAFQTKTESPLAILYSTSTMEHHHFDQCVMILNSDSNNIFQTLSMEDYRRVMKVVESAILSTDLAVYFKKKNKFMELIDEGEFDWQSEEKKELLCGMMMTACDVSAIAKPWDVQHRVAKLVADEFFDQGDLEKLQLNQQPVAMMDRERRDELPQMQVGFIDVICMPLYKVLSETFPWIMPLYEGTTENRKNWQDLAEKVEMGLTWIDRDTIEEPVEEFVSQEPKDIEFTVTTLNCTTERNKDAIPGTAKASEFPKTALGRFASLRKGGRSLGKGVRHRLSRSLYSRSNSEDTGKAKVMLPDRKSNKNKLCLLI; translated from the exons ATGGCCGAGAGTGAAGTTGACGAGGATTTGACATCTAATATcaag ataaaaaaaaatttaaagagcaAAATGAAGATCTCAACGATACCGCGATCGCCCGAGACCGGGGATAAAAGAGAGTGTACTCTGGTGTCTTCATCATCTTCAAGTGACACTAAAGCCCCGCTATCAGATAATTCTGATACCAGTGGGTTCCGTGAACTCGATAATCATCATAACAATCATCAATacgatgataatgatgatcaTAAAGATGTCAAGTTGAAGAAGAAAACGATCTGCCAAGAAACCGTCTACGAGTTCGAAGAGGACGGCTTGACAATGGAACGAGTCGGAAA atatCTAGAAGCTAATCCAGCAGTTGTAGAGGCTTGGCTGAGAGACAAAGCGAGTAATGAATTAAAAGTAAAGCTTTTGAACACGAGTCTACTTAAGCAACAATCAAGCTTAAGTGTACGGGCGCCAAATTCTCAAGAGACTTTAGTACACAAGAGGAACAGCGTGACTAGTGATCTTTTTCAGTCTTGGCTGGCTTCTAATTCACCTATTAAACGATGCAAGAGTCCTAACcg ttTACCGATTTCGTTATCCGGTCGTCGAGCGGAACTAAATCAACTAGACGAGGGTGAACTCTTTATGGAATTAATTCGTGACGTAGCAAATGAGCTCGACATCAACGTACTCTGCCACAAGATCCTCGTCAACGTCGGTCTGCTAACCCACGCCGATCGCGGGAGTCTTTTTCTCGCAAAAGGTCCCCCAGATGAGCGATATCTCGTTGCAAAGCTGTTTGACGTTACCCAAGACACTGAACTGGAAGACGCGATTCAAAAAGCTTCTGAAGAAATAAGGATACCCTTTGGCGTGGGAATTGCCGGGTACGTCGCtcaaacaaaagaaataataaacataaaagaCGCCTACAGCGATCCGAGATTTAACAGCAAAATCGATATGCGCACCGGCTACAAAACAACTTTGATCCTGTCAATGCCCATCTGTAATTACGAGGGTGACGTTATTGGTGTCGctcaaataataaacaagACAAATGGCAACAATGAATTTACCGACCATGATATCGAAGTTTTTAAACGTTACTTGACATTCTGCGGAATCGGAATTCAAAATGCCCAATTGTTTGAACTTTCCGTCCTCGAGTACCGACGAAATCAAATTCTGCTTAATTTGGCGCGTAATATTTTCGAAGAACAAAACAATCTTGAATGTTTGGTCACTAAAATAATGACAGAGGCCAAAGAACTGCTCAAATGTGAGCGATGTCTGGTCTATTTGCTGGACCTAGACTGTGGTGAGGCAGGACACCTGGAAAAAATTGTCGAGAGGCCTGGGAAATCGATCCAAGAGGATCGAAAACCCCTTTCTAGGCGGgag AGCAACAACATTGACATGGAAGACATCTTGTCGAGACAGGCGACGGCGACCGATGGTAGCTCCAAGTTCACCATGGTTTTTGAGATGGAAAATGGCGTTCAGGAAGCGAGGGTCAGTAGGCCCAGTACGGTCGAGCTTGCGAGTCCATTGGGACGAATCGCGAGATATGTGGCCAGCACGggacaaattttgaatattggtGATGCCGCCATTTGGCTGAGAAAGGGCGTCGTCGACTCGAGTAAGGAACCTATCAGGAGTATACTGTGTATGCCGATCGTTAATGGACAACGAAGTGTCATTGGTGTCGCTCAGTTAATAAATAAG GACAATGGTAGCTCATTTACTGACAGCGATGTCTCGATATTCGAAGCATTTGCTATTTTTTGTGGACTAGGTATCCATAATACTCAGATGTACGAATCTGCGTGCAAACTAATGGCCAAACAAAAGGTCGCCCTTGAATGTTTGAGTTATCACGCAACTGCGAGCAACGAGGACGCATCGAAACTTACGACTGATCATATTCCCTCAGCCGAGCAGTACAATCTCTACAGTTTCACATTCATTGATTTTGATTTGAGTGACGATGACACCTGTAAGGCCACTGTGAGGATGTTCAAGGCCTGCGACCTTATTCAGAGGTTTCACATTCCCTATGACGTACTTTGTAGATGGATTcttagtgttaaaaaaaattaccg gCCAGTAAAATATCACAATTGGCGGCACGCATTAAATGTTGCCCAAACGATGTTCGCGATGCTTAAAACCGGAAAAATGGAACAATTTATGACTGACCTAGAGATACTAGGTCTTCTCGTAGCTTGTTTGTGCCATGACCTGGACCATCGCGGAACGAACAATGCATTTCAAACGAAAACCGAGTCACCGTTGGCAATTTTGTACTCAACTAGCACTATGGAGCACCACCATTTCGATCAGTGTGTCATGATACTAAATTCCGACagtaataacatttttcaaacCCTATCAATGGAGGATTATAGACGTGTTATGAAGGTCGTCGAAAGCGCTATATTGTCAACGGACTTGGCAGTATacttcaaaaagaaaaataaatttatggaatTAATTGACGAGGGTGAATTCGACTGGCAgagcgaagaaaaaaaagaat tacTTTGTGGCATGATGATGACAGCTTGCGACGTCAGTGCGATAGCTAAGCCGTGGGATGTCCAACACCGAGTGGCTAAATTAGTAGCCGATGAATTTTTCGATCAAGGAGACTTGGAAAAATTGCAACTGAATCAGCAGCCCGTGGCAATGATGGATCGGGAAAGACGAGACGAGTTACCGCAAATGCAAGTTGGATTTATTGACGTAATTTGTATGCCTCTGTACAAAGTATTGTCGGAAACGTTTCCCTGGATAATGCCTTTGTACGAAGGAACGACAGAGAATCGTAAAAATTGGCAAGATTTGGCTGAGAAAGTCGAGATGGGCTTGACGTGGATCGATCGTGATACTATCGAAGAACCTGTCGAAGAATTCGTATCACAAGAACCcaaagatattgaatttacaGTAACGACGTTGAATTGTACGACGGAACGCAACAAAGACGCGATTCCGGGAACCGCAAAAGCTTCGGAATTTCCTAAAACTGCGTTAGGAAGGTTCGCTTCGCTTCGAAAAGGTGGTAGGTCACTTGGTAAAGGTGTTAGACATCGACTCAGCAGATCGCTTTACAGCCGCAGTAATTCGGAAGATACTGGGAAGGCTAAAGTTATGTTACCGGACcgtaaaagtaataaaaataaattatgcttGCTTATTTGA
- the LOC103570921 gene encoding cGMP-specific 3',5'-cyclic phosphodiesterase isoform X2, with product MAESEVDEDLTSNIKIKKNLKSKMKISTIPRSPETGDKRECTLVSSSSSSDTKAPLSDNSDTSGFRELDNHHNNHQYDDNDDHKDVKLKKKTICQETVYEFEEDGLTMERVGNLPISLSGRRAELNQLDEGELFMELIRDVANELDINVLCHKILVNVGLLTHADRGSLFLAKGPPDERYLVAKLFDVTQDTELEDAIQKASEEIRIPFGVGIAGYVAQTKEIINIKDAYSDPRFNSKIDMRTGYKTTLILSMPICNYEGDVIGVAQIINKTNGNNEFTDHDIEVFKRYLTFCGIGIQNAQLFELSVLEYRRNQILLNLARNIFEEQNNLECLVTKIMTEAKELLKCERCLVYLLDLDCGEAGHLEKIVERPGKSIQEDRKPLSRRESNNIDMEDILSRQATATDGSSKFTMVFEMENGVQEARVSRPSTVELASPLGRIARYVASTGQILNIGDAAIWLRKGVVDSSKEPIRSILCMPIVNGQRSVIGVAQLINKDNGSSFTDSDVSIFEAFAIFCGLGIHNTQMYESACKLMAKQKVALECLSYHATASNEDASKLTTDHIPSAEQYNLYSFTFIDFDLSDDDTCKATVRMFKACDLIQRFHIPYDVLCRWILSVKKNYRPVKYHNWRHALNVAQTMFAMLKTGKMEQFMTDLEILGLLVACLCHDLDHRGTNNAFQTKTESPLAILYSTSTMEHHHFDQCVMILNSDSNNIFQTLSMEDYRRVMKVVESAILSTDLAVYFKKKNKFMELIDEGEFDWQSEEKKELLCGMMMTACDVSAIAKPWDVQHRVAKLVADEFFDQGDLEKLQLNQQPVAMMDRERRDELPQMQVGFIDVICMPLYKVLSETFPWIMPLYEGTTENRKNWQDLAEKVEMGLTWIDRDTIEEPVEEFVSQEPKDIEFTVTTLNCTTERNKDAIPGTAKASEFPKTALGRFASLRKGGRSLGKGVRHRLSRSLYSRSNSEDTGKAKVMLPDRKSNKNKLCLLI from the exons ATGGCCGAGAGTGAAGTTGACGAGGATTTGACATCTAATATcaag ataaaaaaaaatttaaagagcaAAATGAAGATCTCAACGATACCGCGATCGCCCGAGACCGGGGATAAAAGAGAGTGTACTCTGGTGTCTTCATCATCTTCAAGTGACACTAAAGCCCCGCTATCAGATAATTCTGATACCAGTGGGTTCCGTGAACTCGATAATCATCATAACAATCATCAATacgatgataatgatgatcaTAAAGATGTCAAGTTGAAGAAGAAAACGATCTGCCAAGAAACCGTCTACGAGTTCGAAGAGGACGGCTTGACAATGGAACGAGTCGGAAA ttTACCGATTTCGTTATCCGGTCGTCGAGCGGAACTAAATCAACTAGACGAGGGTGAACTCTTTATGGAATTAATTCGTGACGTAGCAAATGAGCTCGACATCAACGTACTCTGCCACAAGATCCTCGTCAACGTCGGTCTGCTAACCCACGCCGATCGCGGGAGTCTTTTTCTCGCAAAAGGTCCCCCAGATGAGCGATATCTCGTTGCAAAGCTGTTTGACGTTACCCAAGACACTGAACTGGAAGACGCGATTCAAAAAGCTTCTGAAGAAATAAGGATACCCTTTGGCGTGGGAATTGCCGGGTACGTCGCtcaaacaaaagaaataataaacataaaagaCGCCTACAGCGATCCGAGATTTAACAGCAAAATCGATATGCGCACCGGCTACAAAACAACTTTGATCCTGTCAATGCCCATCTGTAATTACGAGGGTGACGTTATTGGTGTCGctcaaataataaacaagACAAATGGCAACAATGAATTTACCGACCATGATATCGAAGTTTTTAAACGTTACTTGACATTCTGCGGAATCGGAATTCAAAATGCCCAATTGTTTGAACTTTCCGTCCTCGAGTACCGACGAAATCAAATTCTGCTTAATTTGGCGCGTAATATTTTCGAAGAACAAAACAATCTTGAATGTTTGGTCACTAAAATAATGACAGAGGCCAAAGAACTGCTCAAATGTGAGCGATGTCTGGTCTATTTGCTGGACCTAGACTGTGGTGAGGCAGGACACCTGGAAAAAATTGTCGAGAGGCCTGGGAAATCGATCCAAGAGGATCGAAAACCCCTTTCTAGGCGGgag AGCAACAACATTGACATGGAAGACATCTTGTCGAGACAGGCGACGGCGACCGATGGTAGCTCCAAGTTCACCATGGTTTTTGAGATGGAAAATGGCGTTCAGGAAGCGAGGGTCAGTAGGCCCAGTACGGTCGAGCTTGCGAGTCCATTGGGACGAATCGCGAGATATGTGGCCAGCACGggacaaattttgaatattggtGATGCCGCCATTTGGCTGAGAAAGGGCGTCGTCGACTCGAGTAAGGAACCTATCAGGAGTATACTGTGTATGCCGATCGTTAATGGACAACGAAGTGTCATTGGTGTCGCTCAGTTAATAAATAAG GACAATGGTAGCTCATTTACTGACAGCGATGTCTCGATATTCGAAGCATTTGCTATTTTTTGTGGACTAGGTATCCATAATACTCAGATGTACGAATCTGCGTGCAAACTAATGGCCAAACAAAAGGTCGCCCTTGAATGTTTGAGTTATCACGCAACTGCGAGCAACGAGGACGCATCGAAACTTACGACTGATCATATTCCCTCAGCCGAGCAGTACAATCTCTACAGTTTCACATTCATTGATTTTGATTTGAGTGACGATGACACCTGTAAGGCCACTGTGAGGATGTTCAAGGCCTGCGACCTTATTCAGAGGTTTCACATTCCCTATGACGTACTTTGTAGATGGATTcttagtgttaaaaaaaattaccg gCCAGTAAAATATCACAATTGGCGGCACGCATTAAATGTTGCCCAAACGATGTTCGCGATGCTTAAAACCGGAAAAATGGAACAATTTATGACTGACCTAGAGATACTAGGTCTTCTCGTAGCTTGTTTGTGCCATGACCTGGACCATCGCGGAACGAACAATGCATTTCAAACGAAAACCGAGTCACCGTTGGCAATTTTGTACTCAACTAGCACTATGGAGCACCACCATTTCGATCAGTGTGTCATGATACTAAATTCCGACagtaataacatttttcaaacCCTATCAATGGAGGATTATAGACGTGTTATGAAGGTCGTCGAAAGCGCTATATTGTCAACGGACTTGGCAGTATacttcaaaaagaaaaataaatttatggaatTAATTGACGAGGGTGAATTCGACTGGCAgagcgaagaaaaaaaagaat tacTTTGTGGCATGATGATGACAGCTTGCGACGTCAGTGCGATAGCTAAGCCGTGGGATGTCCAACACCGAGTGGCTAAATTAGTAGCCGATGAATTTTTCGATCAAGGAGACTTGGAAAAATTGCAACTGAATCAGCAGCCCGTGGCAATGATGGATCGGGAAAGACGAGACGAGTTACCGCAAATGCAAGTTGGATTTATTGACGTAATTTGTATGCCTCTGTACAAAGTATTGTCGGAAACGTTTCCCTGGATAATGCCTTTGTACGAAGGAACGACAGAGAATCGTAAAAATTGGCAAGATTTGGCTGAGAAAGTCGAGATGGGCTTGACGTGGATCGATCGTGATACTATCGAAGAACCTGTCGAAGAATTCGTATCACAAGAACCcaaagatattgaatttacaGTAACGACGTTGAATTGTACGACGGAACGCAACAAAGACGCGATTCCGGGAACCGCAAAAGCTTCGGAATTTCCTAAAACTGCGTTAGGAAGGTTCGCTTCGCTTCGAAAAGGTGGTAGGTCACTTGGTAAAGGTGTTAGACATCGACTCAGCAGATCGCTTTACAGCCGCAGTAATTCGGAAGATACTGGGAAGGCTAAAGTTATGTTACCGGACcgtaaaagtaataaaaataaattatgcttGCTTATTTGA
- the LOC103570936 gene encoding golgin subfamily A member 7, translated as MPLGNHVTMIPLDEMSGRGQAGGGTGGGGGNSPPQNCMKVFIQRDYSQGTMVKFQTRFPPELSDRLDIESFEYTINQLNNYFAEAERASCSTYCEGCLACLTGYLIYICTETHYEKCLRKVSKFISEQNDRVYRPRGLLLTDPTTRGLRLIEISVLDRPPS; from the exons atgccTCTc GGAAATCATGTGACCATGATACCTTTGGACGAAATGTCTGGCCGAGGACAAGCAGGCGGTGGTACTGGGGGTGGAGGTGGAAATAGTCCGCCGCAAAATTGTATGAAAGTATTTATTCAACGGGATTATAGTCAAGGGACGATGGTTAAATTTCAAACTAGATTTCCGCCTGAATTATCTGATAGA ctgGACATTGAGTCATTTGAGTATACAATAAACcaattaaacaattacttCGCGGAAGCTGAACGTGCAAGCTGCTCCACATACTGCGAAGGTTGTCTTGCCTGTTTAACtggttatttaatttacatatgTACGGAAACACATTACGAAAAATGCCTGCGTAaagtatcaaaatttattagcgAACAAAATGATCGAGTTTACAGGCCACGTGGTCTCTTGTTGACAGATCCAACGACACGTGGTCTGAGACTTATAGAAATTTCAGTTCTTGATCGTCCACCTTCGTGA